The Deltaproteobacteria bacterium genome includes the window ATTTTCTGGAGGAATCAACATGGATGTTGTGGGAATTGATTGGGCATGGGATTTTCACATCTGTTATTCCATCGAGAAGAACAAGATTTACAGAATCAAAGACAACGAAGCGGGTTACAGAGAGTTGCTCAATGAAGTATCCAAAGAAGCGGTTTTTGTCATTGAAGAGAGTTTCAACAGGATAAGCGATTTTCTGCTTTCCGAAGGGAGAGAGGTTTATCTCTTACCGCCGAAGAGGTCGAAAGAAGCCCGAGGTTATCATTCCAACGGGATAAAGACAGATTCACTCGATGCCAGGAGCATTGCACTGACATACAGTGAACATCCAGAATATTGTATAAGGGCAAGAAACAACGAAGAAGGCAGGTCATTCAGGGAACAGTTGAGAGTTTACAGGTATTACAAAGATGAGGCCTCTAGATTGAAGAACAAACTACACAACGAATTGCACGACCATTTCCCGGAGTTTGTCGAAGTGATGGGTAACTGGAAAAAGAACAAAGGGAAAATTCTTTTGCTCAGCATCACAGATGAACTCAAGAGCCTTTCCATTGAAGAGATACACAACTACTTCAAAGAGAACCAAATAGCTTTCACAAACTCGTTGAGAGAAAAGGCAAAGGAACTCAAAAAGAGGGAATGGCATATTACAAAATACACCCTCATGATGGTGGCAAATGCTGCCAGGCATCTTCTTGAAGTGGAAAGAGGAAAGCAGGAAATGAAAAATGAAATGGAGAGGAACTT containing:
- a CDS encoding IS110 family transposase encodes the protein MDVVGIDWAWDFHICYSIEKNKIYRIKDNEAGYRELLNEVSKEAVFVIEESFNRISDFLLSEGREVYLLPPKRSKEARGYHSNGIKTDSLDARSIALTYSEHPEYCIRARNNEEGRSFREQLRVYRYYKDEASRLKNKLHNELHDHFPEFVEVMGNWKKNKGKILLLSITDELKSLSIEEIHNYFKENQIAFTNSLREKAKELKKREWHITKYTLMMVANAARHLLEVERGKQEMKNEMERNLKESKYRVILSLPGVGVVTGVALVAAFLNHEFGNYRNFQKYCGTVPIIIQSGNFRKCVMRKHCDRNLKGVLHMMALSAVNKGSWMKGYYARKIKEGKSFGHALRALANTLVKIAFAMLKSLKTYDEELFLSSRGNKSPQSNYTTKTSTLETEKKTNEKSSLPASVAQTNCHLGTDSGRLSP